One Leptospira andrefontaineae genomic window, GGTCACCCTAGATGGATATTTTGAGGGTGAAAAGAATTGGGACTTGAGCTTTCACGGACTTGTCTGGGGAAAAGAACTTGAAGAATTAAGCCTCACTCAATTGAAATCTGCCGATATGCTTGTATTTGGCGCTACAACATACAAAGGGATGGCAGATTATTGGACAAATGGGGAAGAAGGAGACGAAGGAGAAGTCGCCAAATTTATGAATGGGATCCAAAAGATCGCCTGTTCATCCACACTCAAAACTGCTAACTGGAATAACACGATCCTTGTTAAAGATGCTGTTGCTGAAATCCCTAAATTGAAACAACAGGGCAATGGAGATATGTTTGTATTCGGTAGCGGCAATCTTTCTGAATCTTTATTAAAAGCAGGGCTGTTCGATGAGATTCGCTTATGTATTGCACCTGTATTCTTGGGTAATGGAAGACTTCTATTCCACCAAGGAATCCCTCATCAAAAGCTCAAACTCCTGGAAGCTCGTTCCCTTAGTACTGGGGGCACCCTCCTTAGATACGCCCCGGATTGATTCTGGGGAACAAACCATTAAATCCCAAAATAAGAGATCTTATAGTCCTTAAGAGTCACTTATAGCTAAATCTCTATTGAGAAATTGCGAAAAAGCTTGACATTATTTCCTTATATAACTATATACTTATATAAGGAAATTGCTATGCAAAATCTCGATTCTACCTTTGCTGCACTCGCTGATTCGACACGCCGCGCGATACTCGTGCGCCTTGCGAAAGGCGATTTGACGGTAATGGAGCTTGCCAAGCCCTTTAATATGAGCCAGCCGGCTATTTCGCGGCATCTCAAAGTTTTGGAGGATGCAGGCCTTATCTCAACCACGGTCCGAGCTCAGGCACGTCCGCGCCGACTTGAAACTGCACCGCTTAAAAAAGCCACAGAATGGATTGAGAAGTACCGCCAGATGTGGGAGAAGCGCTATCAATCGCTTGATGGGCTACTCGAAGAATTGCAGACCATGCAAACAATAGGAGATGAATAGAAATGAAAGCAGATCTAAAAGAATTCAAGGTAGAGCTTCGAGGTGAAAGAGAGGTTGTTGCTACACGTTATTTTGCTGCGCCTCGCCAATTAGTATTCGATTGTTTCACTAAACCCGAGCTTATGATTCGATGGCTGACAGGCCCGGAAGGTTGGACTCTTGAGAAGATAGAGAACGATCTTAGGGTAGGCGGCAATTATCTGTATGTATTTGCAGATCAAAAAGGAACCAAAATGGGTGTTTATGGAAAATTTCTGGAAGTTATCGTTCCTGAGAAATTTGCAAATAACGAAAATTATGCGACAGATATGTCCACGTTTGATCCAGAAGGTCCGACAAATCCGGATGCTACCGTAGAGTCTCGCACTTTTACAACGGAAGGCGATCGAACTCTTATGACTCACGTGGTCAAATTCGCTTCCGCAGAAGTACGCGAGATGGAGATCGGTGCAGTCGAGGCTTGGAAGGAGATCTGTTACGTGCTCGATAAATTATTGGAAGAGCTCGTTTGATAAATCCAAACTTTAGGCGCTCTTCACGTTGCATGGGCGAATATACGCCCATGCCGAGCCGGAGCTGGAGCTGGAGATTTAATTAATTATGATCTTCTACCGTTATAAACAAAACGGTTTTCTAAACAGATCCTCGTAATATTTTTTCCATGGCCTTTCCTTTGGCCAATTCATCTACCAACTTATCTAGATAACGAATCTTCTGCATAAGTTTATCTTCTATATCTTCTACACGAATGCCGCAGACTACTCCTTTGATCAATGAAACATTATCATTGAGGTGAGGTGCCTGATCGAAAAATTCTTTGAAATTCACTTCGTTCTTAAGTTGTTTTTGAAAACTTTTAGAATCGTATCCGGTCAGCCAAAAAATGATCTTATCTACTTCTGCTTTTGTTCGTCCTTTTCTTTCTGCCTTTTGGATATATAGAGGATAAACTTTTGCGAAAGACATAGCGAAAACTTTTGAATTTTCCATTTAATCAATTACCTTATGTATTTCTCTGCACCTGTTTTATTATAAAACTTTATTTAAGCTCTTCTGCGAGTGCAATGATGAATCCTTCTGGAGTTCGCAAATAACATAGAAGATAACTATCTTCGTACTGTTCCAATTTGCCTACGAGTGTAACTCCATGTTTTTCGAGTCGGGAGATAGTGTCTTTGATATCCGTGACTGCAAACATAACTCGAAGATATCCTAAAGTGTTTGAGGGAGCATTCTTAGGTTCTCGGCTGATGGATTGCGGTTTGATAAATTTAGACAATTCTAATCTACTATGACCGTCCGGCGTTTTCATCATTGCCATATCGACTTGCATTCCTTCAAGCCCTACCACATGGTCCGCCCAGGATCCTTCGACTCTCATTTGTCCTTCGAGCTCTAAACCGATTTCGGTGAATAGAGCGATCGTAGCCTCAAGATCTTCGACAACAATGGCAACATTGTCCATTCGTTTCACTGCCATTCTCTTTGATCCTCCGTTCGGCTAGTATAGGCTCTATATTTGCTTGGATGGTCGATCCATTTATTGATTTAATCGTTGGTAATTTTTTAGGTATTTTACTTGACATGCAGGTATTTACCTGCATATTATTTTTTTACAAAGCAACGAATGGACGCTGATAATGTTTTCAAGGCGCTGGGAGATCCGACACGCAGAAAGCTGTTGGATCTTCTTTATGAGAAGAATGGCCAAACTTTAGGTCAACTTTGCGAGCACCTGGATATGACTCGGCAATCTGCCACTCAACATATCGGGATTCTTGAGGCTGCCAATCTGATAAGCACTGTTTGGCGAGGAAGGGAGAAATTACATTTTATCAACCCCGTACCTTTGCATGAAGTCTATGAGCGTTGGGTGAGAAAATTCGAACACCAAAGGCTTAGCCTATTGCATGACCTGAAGAAGGAGCTTGAAGGAGAGAATAATGAGTAAAGAGAAGACTAGTTTTGTTTATGTGACTTACATACGCTCGACACCGGAGAAAGTGTTCGAAGCAATTATGAAGCCGGAGATTACTCGCCTATATTGGGGTCATGAAAATATTTCTGACTGGAAACCAGGGGCAAGTTGGGAACATGTGCGTGTTACTGATCGAACAGTGAATATCGTGGGTAAAGTAGTAGAAGTTGTTCCACCAACAAGGTTGGTCATCTCTTGGGCGAGTCCTGCTCAAGCAGCTGTTCCTGAAAGTTATAGTCGAGTGACCTTTAATGTAGAAGCTTATGATGATATGGTGAAGCTAACGGTTACTCATGATGAACTCGAAGCAGGTAGTGGAATGGCGAAAGGAATCCAACAAGGTTGGCCGATCGTTCTTTCTAGTCTGAAGTCTTTGCTCGAAACAGGAAAGGGAATTGATGTTTTCGCTAAGCCTAAGTCTGCTTCGAGTGGAAGTCTCTGATGAATCAGCCTTATACCGGCGGATGTGCTTGCGGCAAAATCCGATATACGACCAATCATGCTCCCATCTTTCAAAACCATTGTCAGTGCCGAGATTGCCAACTTAGAAGTGGCACTGGACATGGATCTTACCTAACATTTCCTGCGCGAGCTGAGATGACAATCACAGGTGAGGCAACTCATTGGGAAGTTGCGGGTGATAGTGGCAACATGAAGATCCATTCCTTCTGCCCAACATGCGGAACACCGGTTTATCTACGTTTTGCGGCGATGCCTGAGTTGATTGCAGTTCATGCAGGAAGTTTAGATGAACCAGGACGTTTTGCACCTCATGTGCTTACTTATAAAATTCGCGGATTAGCTTGGGATGCAATCGATCCTGCATTGAAAACATTTGAGAAGATGCCTACTGGTTAATATTAGAAAAAGGTTTCGAGCGGATATGCGCATATTCGCCTATGACTCGGAATGGTGCACGGGTGCATGTTCGCCCATCCACTTACTTACTAATATTCTTTAAATAGTCCAAAGCATAGTTCTCTGCCTCGGATAAGTTTTTAATCTCAGGATTATAAAGCGCTAATCTTAATTCTTGGTACAGCTTAACTGAACTCAGTATGCTGTCTTTAATCGATTTAAAATCATAACTTGGAACTGTAGATTTTAGTTTTTCAAGATCGTTTGGAGCGATAATGAATTCTAATTTCCGAACTCCACGAGGAAGAGATTTATTTTTAAGATGAAGTAATGGGCCCAAAACTGTATTTCTAATGAATGATAAAAAATCAATCGTCTCGAAATACTCTCCTCTTCCTAGTTTAGTTCCGGCATAATGGATCCAAACCCAAAATCGATCTTCTATCCATTGGAAATCTGGATTTGGCCATTCTGCTTTTGTTGATTCGAGGATTGATGGGATCTGCTTATTATTCTGATTTGTAAAGATGGGATTTTCGATCCTGTTCTTTAAGTCGGAAAGTTGAATAAACTTAAAGTCAACATGGAGGAATGGATTCTTATACAAACAAATTAAGAGTCTTCTTTCTCCAACATGTTCACCAGTAAATGCTGATAGCAAAGGTCCGAAATTCTTCGCGAAATCGACCATTTCTTTTTTCTGATATTGAATCCCATCTTTTAAAACTATGACAAAATCGATGTCGGAGTATTCATCAAGTTCTTTTGAAATGTATGAGCCTGCTATTGCTACACCTTCGATTGTTTCATTATTCGAGGCAAATTCATTTACTTGATTGATAAAGAGGTTTATCTTTTTCATACTCTATTCATTTTACTTTGAGTCGGATTGGCGAACATGCGCATATCCAACTCCAACCCGAGTAATAAAATGTTTAACTCAAAAAAGGGGAGTGTCCTCCCCTTATCATCAATGGGTTTGTAACCAGTTAACTAGATCCCCTAAAACTTTTGCTTTGTCCTGAGGAAGTTCATTCATAGTCTCATGATACAATCCATCATAAATTTTCATGGACTTGTCGGAAGAAGGGATCACTTTAAATGCTTCTTCCGTTCCGACAGAAAGTGCGATTGAATCTTCTTTTCCATGGAATAGATAAACTGGGAAATTGATCCTTGCTGCTTTCTCTAATGCTTTTTCTTTGGAATTCAAAAGGAAATCTCCTAGATAAGCTCCGACTGAACCGTGAACTAAAGGATCTTTTTTATAAGCTTCCACGACTGATTTATCCCTGGATAGAGCATTTACATCTAATCCAGTTGGAACAGTAAGGGTGGGGAATGCTCCTGCGAGTAAACTTCCTGCACCTTTTTTGATATTCATGACTAAGTCTGTTTTTACTGCGATAGGTAATCCACTAAGAACAAGTCTGTCTAAACTTGCTTGGTGAGAAGGTTCTCCGGCGTAAAACAAAGAGATCAATGCTCCCATGGAGTGTCCCATCAAAGTGACTTGTTTCACTCCTTCTTTCTGTTTTGCAATGCTGATCAGTCTATCTAGGTCGGCTAAAAATTGGTTAAAATGAGTGACTACTCCTCTGCTTCCTCCAGATTTTCCATGACCGCGGGCATCTATTAGATAAACATTATATCCTTTTCCGGAAAGTGCTTCGAGTAGATTGTCGTATCTTTTTCCGTGTTCTCCGATCCCATGATGAACCACTAATGTTCTAGGATTGTTTGTGTCTTTTGCGCGATAGGCTCTATAATAGATGGATACGTCACCGGCTCCTACAAAGGTTCCGTCTTCCAGATGGTAGTTTTGTTCCCAATTCATTCGGTAAATATCCGATCTGTCTGAAAAATGGGGAAGGAAATTTCTATCCAATTCGCTTCTTTCTTCCTACTATTTCGAACGAACGTAATGCTTGTGACCTATGTTACGATCCTTATTCCGGAAAGAGTCCAGGTAGGAATTCCTCGGATTTTTTCTTTTTCAGAAGATAGCGGGAAGGGACCGCGAATAAATCCGTTCTCAGTTCTCTTCTTTTTGTGAGCCCGAATCTTTTGATGCAGATCGAAAATCTTTTTTGGAGAAGTTCCGCATAATTTCCTTCCCCTCTCATTCTTTCTCCCCAGTTAGCTTTATATAATTTCCCTCCTCTTGCTTCTGAAATAACTTTTAGGACTTTTTCTTTTTTGAGAGGAAAATGTCTGGTAAGCCAATCTTCGAATAAAGGAGCTACCTCCAATGGAAGTCTTACAAATACCATTCCGGCAGCTTCTGCACCCGATAGAGATGCCTGCTCTAATAGATGTTCCATTTCGAAATCGTTTATAAATGGAATTACCGGTGCAAATAATACCCCTGTTGGAATTCCAACATCAGTAAGTTTTCGAAGAGTTTCCATTCTTCTTACCGGAGCCGGCGCCCTGGGCTCTAATTTGGACCAAAGTTCTTTGTCCAAAGTGGTGATAGAAAGAAACACTTTCAAAATTCCTAATTTTCCCATTTCGGAAAGAATGTCCGTATCTCTTTGTATTAAAGAAGACTTAGTAATGATTGCTGTAGGTTGTTTGAATTCCAACAAGACCTCTAGCAATGATCTTGTATTTTTATAGACTCTTTCTCCCGGCTGGTATGGATCTGTGGCTGTGCCTATCGTGATTGGCGCGAGTGCCTGCTTCTTCTTTCTTAATTCTTCCGCTAAAAGTTTGGCCGGTTCCTTCTTCACAAATATTTTTGTTTCAAAGTCCAAGCCGGGAGAAAGATCCACATAAGAATGGTTTGGTCTTGCGAAACAATAAATACACCCGTGCTCGCACCCTCTATACGGATTGATACTTGCATCGAATGGAATATCTGGTGATTTATTTCGGGTGAGAACTGATTTGGAATCTTCCCAAAAGAATTGGGTAGAAGGAGAGGGCTCCTCTCCTAAATCATATCGATCTTCTAACCAAACTTCTCTGGAAGTTTTATCAAATCTACTGGGAGGAAGTTCTTCCGTGCCTCTTTTTTTAGAATTCATAAGATTGAATTCTAAAATATACTAAACAAAAAACAAGCAAAAATATGTTTATATTTTATTGTAGGTCCTACAAAGTGATCTTGTTTAGTTAACTTCTAATTTAGCTCCTTCTCCCCAAGATTTGTAAGAAGGTAAATTAGAGATTGTTTGTACATACTCGCTTGCTTTCGACCCAAGTTTTACTCCGTAGGTTATAAATCTGGAAACTACCGGAGCGTAGAATGCATCGGCTATGGAGAAGTTTTGGCCGAATAAAAACGGTCCACCGTAGGAGCTCAAACATTCTTCCCAAAGGGATTGGATCCTATCAATGTCCTTCTTTGCATCTTCCGGAATGGAGAAATCGGACTTTCTGCCATGAAAATTCATGCTTAGATTGGATCTTAGGCCTGTGAATCCTGAATGCATTTCTGCGGTTACAGATCTTGCCTTGGCTCTCGCGATTTGATCCTTGGGCCAAAGTCCTTTCTCCGCATATTTTTCTGCCAGATATTCTGCGATACTAAGGCTGTCCCAAACTCTGAGGTCTCCGTCATTTAGAACAGGGACTTTTTTAGAAGGTGAATACTTATCGATTATGGCTGCATATTCAGGTGTGAATAATTTTAAGGAAATCTCTTCGAAAGGAATTCCAAATTGAGTGAGAAGGATCCATGGCCGGAAAGACCAGGAGGAGATGTTTTTATTTCCTATTACAAGTTTCAGATCGCTCATAACTAAAAGATCTCCCAAGGCGGGATGATTCTGCAAGAAAGTAATCCTTTCGAGTTAGAAACTTTGGAGAGGTGTTTTTGTAGGGATTGATACAGACGCCTTCAACTAGTTTGCCTTTCTTTTGCAACAATTGGCGTCGGGAATTTCCATGATCAAGTGTACATAATCCTGTGATGGTTCGGCCTCTTCATTTAACAGCGAAGCTTCTTCTTAGTATTCTAGGAATGGTTTGTAGGATTTTTTTAAAAATCCATGTCTTAAGTTATTAATAAGGAAGAAATCTTTTCGAAAATAATCGAACGGTTTCTTAGTAGCAAAACGAATCGGATGGATCTAAGCTTGGAAAACGTTAAAGAAATTATTCAAACACAAGAAAGTATGCCCGATATTTTGTTAATTTGTGATTCGAGTGGAAGGATCCTTCATATTAACGAGAATGGAAGGAAGATGCTTAGTATCGCTTCTATTGAATCTGCGAAGAGTATGAGTATTACCGATCTTCTTTCAGAGACGGATCAAAAATATTTCGAAACAGTTATATTACCTAATGTAAGCAAATCTGGAGAGTTTGAAGGAAGAGGACTTCATCTAATGAAGAAAGATGGAAGTTTCCTCCAGACAAAACAACATGCTTATCTAATGCCTGAGAAATCTTATCTATTCGTGTTCACGGAAGATAAAGAATCAGAAGCGGGAAAGAAGGAAGCTTTATATAAGGCATTCCAACAGTCCCAGAACGGAATGTTCTTAACCGATAAGGAAGGAGTGATCCTTGCAGTGAACAAACAGTTCGAAAAAATTTCCGGCTTAAAAGAGAATGAACTCATAGGAAAAACCCCTAAAGCATTCCAATCCGGAGCGGGAGCTTCCAAAACTTTTTATGATGAGTTTTGGGAATCTGTTCTGCAAGGTTCCGTTTCGATCTCTAACTTGAATACTAAGAACGGTTTCGTAAAAGATTGGAAACAAAATGTTCTTCCTATTAAAGATCGTAATGGAGAAGTTTCCAGCTTCCTAAGTACTATACTTGCGAATCCTGAACTTTCAGAATCTGGAGACGCAAAGAACAACTCGGATTTTGCAAAATCTCCATCCGATACTTTCAGAAAATATGAAGGTATGGATAGGGAAGCTCTGGTTGGAATTTTAAGAGATAAAACTAAACTTACCAAAAAAGAAACAGAGATCTGTGCGGGAATCGCTTCCGGTAAGGATAAGAGTCGGATCAGCGAAGACTTAGGCATCCATCCTGGGACTATGAAAAACCATCTCAAATCGATTTATAGAAAGACCATCGATCTAGAAAAAGAGATCCCAGGTCCTGAAAGAGATAAACTGCAAAGACTTACCATTTACCTCTTCCGTTTACTCGGGGAATAAGCCGCAGAGATTTAAGAGACACAAAGTTTTTTCACACAGAAGCACAGAGCCACTGAGGTTTTATTTTCAATCTGATTTAGTTCCCCAAACTTCTTTCACGTAATCTTCTCTACCGGAACCCTTTCTGTATTGTTTATAATGCGCAGGGTTCTTTTTATAATAATCCTGATGATATTCTTCCGCGGGATAAAATTCTGACGCAGGCAATATTTCTACCGCGATAGGAGAGTTGAATTTTTTAGAAGCTCCTATTTTATCCTTAAACTCTTGGGCTAGTTTCCTTTGTTCTTCATTCTTATAATAGATAGCAGCTCTGTATTGGTTGCCTCTGTCTGCAAATTGTCCTCCTGAATCAGTCGGATCTATTTGCCTCCAATACGTATTCAAAAGTTTTGTATAATCGATTTTTTTAGGATCGTAAGTGATCAATACTGATTCTCTATGTCCTGTTCTCCCATAACCTACGTCTTCGTATGTTGGATTTTTTTCTTTTCCACCTGTGTACCCTGAGATTACGGATATTACACCTGGTAGTTTTTCGAAAGGCCCTTCCATACACCAGAAACATCCACCTGCAAAAATGGCCGTTTCTGTTTTTGGGTTTTCTTTGGAGTAAAGTATATTCGAAAAACCAAATATTATGAATATTATAAGTATGGATTCTAATCTTATAAGTTTGAACAAATTCGCTCTCATTAGGTTCCTCATGGTTTCATTTTTTTATGAATTTTTAATCTAACTATTCTTACCGATCACTTGTTCGTATTTTGATTTTTTTCAAAAAATCCTGGTAAGCACAAGCTAGATCAATTTCATTAGCTATGGATACTTTCGACTGACGTCGGAAAAAGTTACGGACTTATCAACCGTTTCCAATTCTGGGTTTTTTATTCTTTATGTAGAATAGCCGACCCGTGCGAGTATCAATGAATTTAAAAACAAAACAATTTCTTTCCAATCTTCCTTACGATCTTTCCTCGAGCATCGCAGTCTTTTTAGTGGCTATTCCTCTTTGTTTGGGGATTGCTCATGCGTCTGGTGCGCCTTTATTTTCCGGGATTATCTCCGGTTTTATAGGCGGGATAGTAGTAGGAACCTTCAGTAAATCCGCCTTAAGTGTTTCAGGGCCCACCGCAAGTTTGACTGCGATTGTTCTTTCAGGTATCAAAGACCTGGGGAATTTCGAAGCATTTCTTCTCGCACTTCTAATTGCGGGAATGATCCAAACTTTGCTTGGGATCTTGAGAACTGGTGCATTATCCGCTTATCTTCCTTCTGCGACAGTAGTCGGAATGTCCGTCGCGATCGGTTTACTTTTAGTTATCAAACAATTACCTCACTTGATCGGTTACGACGTAGAGGAATTCGGGGTAGAAGAATTCGATATCACCAAAGAAGATGTGAACGAATCCTATCATGATCCGCATGAAGCGAAAGAGACCAACTCTCTCATGCTGCTTGTTCATGCCTTTCGGAATTTACAAAGTAATGTTTTAGTAATTGGTATTATTTCCCTTCTATCCTTCTGGGTTTGGGATAGATACTTTGCTAAAAAATTCAAATATGTTCCGGCGTCTTTAGTGGCGATCATCCTAGGAACGGGAACGAATTTACTTTTAGGTCATCTTCTACCTGGAGGCGCTTTATCTCAGGATCACTTAGTTACTCTTCCTATTTTTAAAAATCCTTCTGAACTATTTGCTCATTTGGATTTTCCAAACTTCTCCTATTGGGATCAGGCCTCTGTGTGGACCTTGGCATTGACGATCGCCTTTGCTTCTTCTTTAGAATCCTTACTCTCTGTAGAAGTGGTGGATAAACTGGACGAAGAGAATCGTAAAACTCCAATGTCCCAGGAATTGATCGCGCAAGGTATAGGAAACATGGCCTGTGGACTCGCAGGTGGGATCCCGATCACAAGTGTGGTCGTAAGAGGAACAGTAAACGCTTCTTCCGGTGCGAAGACCAAATTTTCTGCCATCTTTCATGGGGCATGGATAGGGATCAGTGTATTACTTTTTCCCAAATTTATGAATACCATTCCTTTAGCATCTCTTGCTGCGATTTTGATTTTTACAGGCCTTAAACTCGCAAAACCTGCGATGTTCAAGTTGATGTTTCAAAAGGGATATTCCCAGTTTCTTCCGTTCTTGGTCACTGTGGTCGTTACATTCTTCACTAATGTACTGATCGGAACATTCTGCGGTATCTTGGTAGCCTTGGTTTTTGTTCTATATGAAGATCATAGGACTGCGATCTATAGAGAAGAGCGTCATGGTAAGTTTAGAAGGATCGTTTTAGGGGAAAACCTAGGCTTCTTTCATAAGGCAAAGATCAAGGCGATCTTAGAAAGCCAGCCTTCCGGGATCACCTTGGAGATAGACGGAACTAGAACTCTTCATATGGATCAGGATATTAAAGAACTAATCCACGAATTTAGAAATAATGCCCACCGTAAGGGGATTACGGTGATCCTAGGAGGGATACCGAATATGGAAAATGATATCGAATCCTTGAAAAAAGAAATGAGCGAGTCTTATCAAAAATTATTAAGAAACAACCAAGAATGGGTGGAAGAGAGGACTGCAGAAGATCCTGAATTTTTCTCTCGCCATGCTGAAGGCCAAGCACCACAGACATTGTTCATCGGGTGCAGCGACTCCAGGGTTCCCGTAAATGTGATCACTAAGACAAATCCTGGGGAAATTTTCGTAACCAGAAATATTGCAAATGTGGTTTCTGTGGATGATATGTCCCTGTTTAGTGTGGTTCAATATGCGATAGATGCATTGAACGTAAAACATATCATTGTTTGCGGCCATATCGGTTGTGGGGGAGTCAGGGCCGCTCTGCAAGGAAAGGCCGCAGGCCTCATAGACAATTGGATCACTCATATTAAGGATGTGTATTTAAAACATAGAGAAGAATTAGATGCTCTTCCTGAAGATAAAAGAGAAGAAAGACTGATCCATCTGAACGTTGCGGAGCAGGTAGTGAACTTATATAAGACCGGGATGATACAGAATGCTTTGGAGAAATATGGATTTCCTGAGATACATGGTTGGGTTTACGATATCCGAAACGGACAGATCAGCGAGGTGGATTATAAGGACATTCTTTCCAAGGAGCTCGGAGGATTGTACGGTTATCCTAAATAGCGGCCGGTTGGTACAGTAGTTCTTGGACTCTTAGGTATTTGTCCATTCCGTTGATCTCCCAACGGACTACCTCACCCA contains:
- a CDS encoding SulP family inorganic anion transporter, with amino-acid sequence MNLKTKQFLSNLPYDLSSSIAVFLVAIPLCLGIAHASGAPLFSGIISGFIGGIVVGTFSKSALSVSGPTASLTAIVLSGIKDLGNFEAFLLALLIAGMIQTLLGILRTGALSAYLPSATVVGMSVAIGLLLVIKQLPHLIGYDVEEFGVEEFDITKEDVNESYHDPHEAKETNSLMLLVHAFRNLQSNVLVIGIISLLSFWVWDRYFAKKFKYVPASLVAIILGTGTNLLLGHLLPGGALSQDHLVTLPIFKNPSELFAHLDFPNFSYWDQASVWTLALTIAFASSLESLLSVEVVDKLDEENRKTPMSQELIAQGIGNMACGLAGGIPITSVVVRGTVNASSGAKTKFSAIFHGAWIGISVLLFPKFMNTIPLASLAAILIFTGLKLAKPAMFKLMFQKGYSQFLPFLVTVVVTFFTNVLIGTFCGILVALVFVLYEDHRTAIYREERHGKFRRIVLGENLGFFHKAKIKAILESQPSGITLEIDGTRTLHMDQDIKELIHEFRNNAHRKGITVILGGIPNMENDIESLKKEMSESYQKLLRNNQEWVEERTAEDPEFFSRHAEGQAPQTLFIGCSDSRVPVNVITKTNPGEIFVTRNIANVVSVDDMSLFSVVQYAIDALNVKHIIVCGHIGCGGVRAALQGKAAGLIDNWITHIKDVYLKHREELDALPEDKREERLIHLNVAEQVVNLYKTGMIQNALEKYGFPEIHGWVYDIRNGQISEVDYKDILSKELGGLYGYPK